A single genomic interval of Nocardioides palaemonis harbors:
- a CDS encoding RNA polymerase sigma factor produces the protein MQPADGALEQVVREEWGRLVALLLAQFRRLDLVEDALGDAVEAASRHWPTEGVPTNPAGWLMTAARRRVVDRLRTEEVSRRKQPLLVTEAEQREEGARTMADAGSLVEDDVLRLVLMCAHPALAAESASALSLRLVMGVPTPDIARLFLVPEPTMAARITRAKKRIVGAGIPFAVPDASALPDRLDTVAQTAYLAFTAGYAPGTGPDLLRADLAGEAIRLVRVVLGLRPDEPTLVALLALTLLQHSRRDARVRDGRLVLLADQDRTRWHHDEVAEAMRLLTGPVLTGPIAPLAASYALQARIAAEHATAPTAADTRWDRVVGWYDLLLQVSPSPSARLARAVAVAEDRGTAAGLAALEGLEIPDSHRPAAVRAELLTRAGDTDAARAAYDQAIAACRNDVERAFLTEQRASLG, from the coding sequence GTGCAGCCGGCCGACGGGGCGCTCGAGCAGGTCGTGCGCGAGGAGTGGGGCCGCCTGGTGGCCCTGCTCCTCGCACAGTTCCGCCGGCTCGACCTGGTCGAGGACGCGCTGGGCGACGCGGTCGAGGCAGCCAGCCGGCACTGGCCGACGGAGGGCGTGCCCACCAACCCGGCGGGCTGGTTGATGACCGCGGCCCGGCGACGGGTCGTCGACCGGCTGCGCACCGAGGAGGTGTCGCGGCGCAAGCAGCCGCTGCTGGTCACCGAGGCCGAGCAGCGCGAGGAGGGGGCGCGCACCATGGCCGACGCCGGCAGCCTGGTCGAGGACGACGTGCTGCGCCTGGTGCTGATGTGCGCCCACCCGGCGCTGGCGGCGGAGTCCGCGAGCGCGCTGAGCCTCCGGCTGGTGATGGGCGTGCCGACACCGGACATCGCGCGCCTCTTCCTGGTGCCGGAGCCGACCATGGCCGCGCGGATCACCCGCGCCAAGAAGCGCATCGTCGGCGCCGGCATCCCGTTCGCGGTCCCCGACGCCTCCGCGCTCCCCGACCGCCTCGACACGGTCGCCCAGACCGCCTACCTCGCCTTCACGGCGGGCTACGCTCCCGGCACCGGACCCGACCTGCTGCGCGCCGACCTCGCCGGTGAGGCGATCCGGCTGGTCCGCGTGGTGCTGGGGCTGCGTCCCGACGAGCCGACGCTCGTGGCGCTGCTCGCCCTCACCCTCCTGCAGCACTCGCGCCGCGACGCCCGCGTGCGCGACGGACGGCTGGTGCTGCTCGCCGACCAGGACCGCACGCGCTGGCACCACGACGAGGTGGCCGAGGCGATGCGGCTGCTCACCGGTCCGGTGCTGACCGGTCCGATCGCCCCGCTCGCGGCGTCGTACGCCCTGCAGGCACGGATCGCGGCCGAGCACGCCACCGCCCCGACCGCCGCGGACACGCGCTGGGACCGGGTGGTCGGCTGGTACGACCTGCTCCTCCAGGTCTCCCCCAGCCCGTCCGCGCGACTGGCCCGCGCCGTCGCCGTGGCCGAGGACCGCGGCACCGCCGCCGGCCTCGCGGCGCTGGAGGGACTGGAGATCCCCGACAGCCACCGCCCCGCGGCGGTGCGCGCCGAGCTGCTCACCCGCGCCGGCGACACCGACGCGGCGCGGGCCGCCTACGACCAGGCGATCGCGGCCTGCCGCAACGACGTCGAGCGGGCCTTCCTCACCGAGCAGCGCGCGAGCCTGGGCTGA
- a CDS encoding cation:dicarboxylate symporter family transporter — translation MSTTQPATPEAPVRRDRTHYLYIAVIAAVVLGAIVGLVFPDFAVGLKWIGTTFVALIKMMIQPVIFCTLVLGVGSVRSAASVGKVGGLALAYFLTMSTAALAIGMVVGNLLDPGKGLNLSDDVAGIGKEQAAEAHGSTTEFITGIVPDSLLSSLTSGEVLQTLLVALLVGFALQAMGRSGEPILTAIGHIQRLVFRVLAMIMWAAPVGAFAAIAAVVGETGVDALKSLATIMIAFYITCFLFVFGVLGAILKLATGINIWSLLKYLGREFLLIVSTSSSESALPRLIAKMNHAGVEKTTVGVVVPTGYSFNLDGTAIYLTMASIFIADALDKPLSIGEQISLLLFMVIASKGAAGVTGAGLATLAGGLSSHRPELLDGVGLIVGIDRFMSEARAVTNFAGNSVATVLIGHWTGTLDRAQLDRVLAGEDRFDESTMVDDDHGHGPVEREPAATH, via the coding sequence ATGAGCACGACCCAGCCCGCGACACCGGAAGCACCGGTACGTCGCGACCGGACGCACTACCTCTACATCGCGGTCATCGCTGCGGTGGTCCTCGGCGCGATCGTGGGCCTGGTGTTCCCCGACTTCGCCGTCGGGCTGAAGTGGATCGGCACCACCTTCGTGGCGCTGATCAAGATGATGATCCAGCCGGTCATCTTCTGCACCCTGGTCCTCGGCGTCGGCTCGGTGCGCAGCGCCGCCAGCGTCGGCAAGGTCGGCGGGCTCGCCCTCGCGTACTTCCTCACCATGTCGACCGCCGCGCTGGCGATCGGCATGGTCGTCGGCAACCTGCTCGACCCGGGCAAGGGCCTCAACCTCTCCGACGACGTCGCGGGCATCGGCAAGGAGCAGGCGGCCGAGGCGCACGGCTCGACCACCGAGTTCATCACCGGCATCGTCCCCGACTCGCTGCTGTCCTCGCTGACCTCCGGCGAGGTCCTGCAGACCCTCCTCGTCGCGCTGCTGGTCGGGTTCGCGCTGCAGGCGATGGGCCGCTCGGGCGAGCCGATCCTCACCGCCATCGGCCACATCCAGCGTCTGGTGTTCCGCGTCCTCGCGATGATCATGTGGGCCGCCCCGGTCGGTGCCTTCGCCGCCATCGCCGCGGTGGTCGGCGAGACCGGCGTCGACGCGCTCAAGAGCCTGGCGACGATCATGATCGCCTTCTACATCACCTGCTTCCTCTTCGTCTTCGGCGTGCTCGGCGCGATCCTCAAGCTCGCCACCGGCATCAACATCTGGAGCCTGCTGAAGTACCTCGGCCGCGAGTTCCTGCTGATCGTCTCGACCTCGTCCTCCGAGTCGGCCCTGCCGCGACTGATCGCGAAGATGAACCACGCGGGCGTCGAGAAGACCACCGTGGGCGTCGTCGTCCCGACCGGCTACTCGTTCAACCTCGACGGCACCGCGATCTACCTGACCATGGCGTCGATCTTCATCGCCGACGCGCTCGACAAGCCGCTGAGCATCGGCGAGCAGATCTCGCTGCTGCTGTTCATGGTGATCGCGTCGAAGGGCGCCGCGGGCGTCACCGGCGCCGGCCTGGCCACCCTCGCCGGCGGCCTGTCCTCGCACCGCCCCGAGCTGCTCGACGGCGTCGGCCTCATCGTCGGCATCGACCGGTTCATGTCGGAGGCCCGCGCGGTCACCAACTTCGCCGGCAACTCGGTCGCCACCGTCCTCATCGGCCACTGGACCGGCACCCTCGACCGCGCCCAGCTCGACCGGGTGCTCGCCGGCGAGGACCGGTTCGACGAGTCCACGATGGTCGACGACGACCACGGCCACGGGCCGGTCGAGCGGGAGCCCGCCGCCACCCACTGA
- a CDS encoding putative leader peptide has product MVTASTHTHLVVRRHVDLMRVGSATCWHR; this is encoded by the coding sequence ATGGTCACCGCTTCCACCCACACGCACCTCGTGGTCCGACGTCACGTCGACCTCATGCGTGTGGGCAGCGCGACCTGTTGGCATCGCTGA
- the glgC gene encoding glucose-1-phosphate adenylyltransferase, whose product MAATPRRKKVLAIVLAGGEGKRLMPLTADRAKPAVPFGGIYRLIDFALSNVVNSGYLKVVVLTQYKSHSLDRHVTTTWRMSQLLGNYVTPVPAQQRVGKRWYLGSADAIFQSLNLLTDEQPDIVVVVGADHVYRMDFAQMVADHVESGAGCTVAAIRQPISLADQFGVIDVDPSSPQRIRAFLEKPTDPVGLPDSPEEVLASMGNYVFDADALRDAVTRDAAREQSKHDMGGDIVPWFVDKSESAVYDYKDNEVPGATDRDRGYWRDVGTMRSYYAAHMDLVSPLPVFNLYNTAWPIYTSYGPHPPAKLVEGGGGERVSTFNSILSPGVVVSGGTVNHSVLSPAVWVKDGAEVSDSVLMDNVWVGEGAVVRNAIIDKGVVIPPGVQIGVDQDADRARGFVVDDGLTVLAKQQHVPEG is encoded by the coding sequence ATGGCAGCCACCCCCCGTCGCAAGAAGGTCCTCGCCATCGTCCTGGCCGGGGGTGAGGGCAAGAGACTGATGCCCCTCACGGCCGACCGGGCCAAGCCCGCGGTGCCGTTCGGCGGCATCTACCGCCTGATCGACTTCGCGCTCTCGAACGTCGTGAACTCCGGCTACCTCAAGGTCGTCGTGCTCACGCAGTACAAGTCGCACAGCCTCGACCGGCACGTCACCACGACGTGGCGGATGTCGCAGCTGCTCGGCAACTACGTCACCCCGGTGCCGGCCCAGCAGCGCGTCGGCAAGCGGTGGTACCTCGGCAGCGCGGACGCGATCTTCCAGTCGCTCAACCTGCTCACCGACGAGCAGCCCGACATCGTGGTGGTGGTCGGCGCCGACCACGTCTACCGGATGGACTTCGCGCAGATGGTCGCCGACCACGTCGAGTCGGGCGCCGGCTGCACGGTCGCGGCGATCCGGCAGCCGATCAGCCTCGCCGACCAGTTCGGCGTCATCGACGTCGACCCGTCGAGCCCCCAGCGGATCCGCGCCTTCCTCGAGAAGCCCACCGACCCCGTCGGCCTGCCGGACTCGCCGGAGGAGGTGCTGGCGAGCATGGGCAACTACGTCTTCGACGCCGATGCGCTCCGCGACGCCGTCACCCGCGACGCCGCCCGCGAGCAGTCCAAGCACGACATGGGCGGTGACATCGTCCCGTGGTTCGTCGACAAGTCGGAGTCGGCGGTCTACGACTACAAGGACAACGAGGTGCCCGGCGCGACCGACCGCGACCGCGGCTACTGGCGCGACGTCGGGACCATGCGGTCCTACTACGCCGCGCACATGGACCTGGTCTCGCCGCTGCCGGTCTTCAACCTCTACAACACCGCGTGGCCGATCTACACCAGCTACGGCCCGCACCCGCCGGCGAAGCTCGTCGAGGGCGGCGGCGGGGAGCGGGTGTCGACCTTCAACTCGATCCTGTCGCCGGGCGTGGTCGTCAGCGGCGGCACCGTCAACCACTCCGTCCTGTCACCGGCCGTCTGGGTCAAGGACGGGGCCGAGGTGTCCGACTCGGTCCTCATGGACAACGTCTGGGTCGGCGAGGGCGCGGTCGTGCGCAACGCGATCATCGACAAGGGCGTGGTGATCCCGCCGGGCGTGCAGATCGGTGTCGACCAGGACGCCGACCGCGCGCGCGGGTTCGTGGTCGACGACGGCCTCACCGTGCTCGCCAAGCAGCAGCACGTCCCGGAGGGCTGA
- a CDS encoding DUF559 domain-containing protein yields MDVVDVIERMGGFATRAALVRATSRAEVDRALAAGAVVRQGQGRYTLPTVDTAAALAHAMNGVLCLSSAALRHGWEVKVVPEKPHVLVPRNRNVPRRYREAVVLHSADLGPDDVAAQATSRELTLTQCLRLLPYDEALVIADSALRAGEHATLRRAAALVRGRGQANAARVTSTASDQAANAFESVARAICNDVPGLHVEPQLVISSPHCWARPDLVDRDRRLVVECDSYEWHGNRAGFRKDVRRYTLLAAEGWTVLRFTWEDVMFRPQWVREVLVRAISGDAQALVSARVVAAA; encoded by the coding sequence ATGGACGTCGTGGACGTGATCGAGCGCATGGGCGGGTTCGCGACCCGCGCTGCACTCGTCCGCGCGACGTCGCGGGCAGAGGTCGACCGGGCGCTCGCCGCCGGCGCGGTCGTGCGCCAGGGTCAGGGCCGCTACACCCTGCCGACGGTCGACACCGCCGCGGCGCTGGCGCACGCCATGAACGGTGTTCTCTGCCTGTCCAGCGCTGCCTTGCGACACGGCTGGGAGGTCAAGGTCGTGCCGGAGAAGCCGCACGTGCTGGTGCCCAGGAACCGCAACGTCCCACGGCGCTACCGGGAGGCGGTGGTGCTGCACAGCGCGGACCTGGGGCCGGACGACGTCGCAGCGCAGGCCACGAGCCGCGAGCTGACCCTGACCCAGTGCCTGCGCCTCCTGCCCTACGACGAGGCGCTGGTCATCGCCGACTCCGCGCTCCGCGCCGGCGAGCACGCCACGCTGCGCAGGGCGGCCGCACTGGTGCGAGGCCGCGGGCAGGCCAACGCCGCCCGCGTCACCTCGACGGCGTCGGACCAGGCCGCCAACGCCTTCGAGTCGGTCGCGCGGGCCATCTGCAACGACGTGCCCGGCCTTCATGTGGAACCGCAGCTGGTCATCTCGTCGCCGCACTGCTGGGCCCGACCCGACCTCGTCGACCGCGACCGGCGCCTCGTCGTCGAGTGCGACTCCTACGAGTGGCACGGCAACCGCGCCGGGTTCCGCAAGGACGTACGCCGCTACACCCTGCTTGCTGCCGAGGGGTGGACCGTCCTCCGCTTCACGTGGGAGGACGTCATGTTCCGGCCGCAGTGGGTGCGGGAGGTCCTGGTCCGCGCCATCAGCGGAGACGCGCAGGCATTGGTCTCCGCACGGGTGGTCGCCGCCGCGTGA
- a CDS encoding response regulator, with translation MTRRADGESPVARQILLLQVGVVVVLVVVAVALAGLDARRDLRDAARDQATAVARSVADSPFVREEVRSADPTAALQPFAEEVRVDTDTDFVVIMDRDRTRWTHPDPAQIGGRFVGGIGDALQGRVFTEVYAGTLGPSVRAVVPVLADGRVVALVAVGITVDRIDERLLDDLPGILVAAGATLLAGLLGAWLIARRLRRQTHGLGEREITRMYEYYRAVLSAVREGLLLVDSDLRVQLVNDEAARLLALPADVEGRPLADLGLPPGLVAAVERRAAVADQTFVLGQQVLVLSTSPAYWGQDEVGAVVTVRDRTELQAVTGELDLVRGLTESLRAQNHEAANRLHTVVSLVEMGRPEQAVEFATAELQVAQDLADELVSAVEEPVLAALLLGKTAQAAERGIALEIEGDLPAVLPLEGRDLVALVGNLVDNAFDAVAETRRERPQRVRVALAGDAGHLRIAVDDSGPGVAQEDRQHVLDRGWSSKADEGRGLGLAIVAQVVSRHGGRLELADSPPRRSAVRADRRAGGRAGRDGGGPVSVRVLVVEDEELAAEAHATYVGRVPGFELAGVAHSATDAMRLLQRDDVDLVLLDMHLPDGHGLGLLQRLRAEGRTVDVIAVTSARDSEVVRRAVSQGVVLYLLKPFTFAAFRGKLEQYAEFRARLESAPGDVVQDDVDQVFGALRSRPTGEAVPKGMSLDSLRQVVEALRDAPDGLSAAEAAAAIGVSRVTARRYLEHLADEGRVTRSPRYGGTGRPEVGYVWLR, from the coding sequence ATGACGCGACGCGCCGACGGCGAGAGCCCGGTGGCCCGCCAGATCCTGCTGCTGCAGGTCGGCGTCGTCGTCGTCCTCGTCGTCGTGGCTGTCGCGCTGGCGGGCCTCGACGCGCGCCGGGACCTGCGCGACGCGGCCCGCGACCAGGCGACCGCCGTCGCCCGCTCGGTCGCCGACTCCCCCTTCGTGCGCGAGGAGGTCCGCTCGGCCGACCCGACCGCCGCCCTGCAGCCGTTCGCCGAGGAGGTCCGGGTCGACACCGACACCGACTTCGTCGTCATCATGGACCGCGACCGGACCCGCTGGACGCACCCCGACCCCGCGCAGATCGGGGGCCGCTTCGTCGGCGGCATCGGCGACGCCCTCCAGGGTCGGGTCTTCACCGAGGTCTACGCCGGCACCCTGGGCCCGTCGGTCCGCGCCGTGGTGCCGGTCCTGGCCGACGGGCGGGTGGTCGCGCTGGTCGCGGTCGGCATCACCGTCGACCGCATCGACGAGCGCCTGCTCGACGACCTGCCGGGGATCCTCGTCGCCGCGGGCGCCACGCTGCTGGCCGGCCTGCTCGGCGCCTGGCTGATCGCCCGGCGCCTGCGACGCCAGACCCACGGGCTCGGCGAGCGCGAGATCACCCGGATGTACGAGTACTACCGCGCCGTGCTCAGCGCGGTGCGCGAGGGCCTGCTGCTGGTCGACTCCGACCTGCGGGTCCAGCTGGTCAACGACGAGGCCGCCCGGCTGCTCGCGCTGCCGGCTGACGTCGAGGGGCGACCGCTCGCCGACCTCGGGCTCCCCCCAGGCCTCGTCGCGGCCGTCGAGCGGCGCGCGGCCGTCGCCGACCAGACCTTCGTGCTCGGCCAGCAGGTGCTGGTGCTGAGCACGTCGCCGGCCTACTGGGGCCAGGACGAGGTGGGCGCGGTCGTCACCGTCCGCGACCGCACCGAGCTGCAGGCGGTCACCGGCGAGCTCGACCTCGTGCGCGGGCTGACGGAGTCGCTGCGGGCGCAGAACCACGAGGCCGCCAACCGGCTGCACACCGTGGTGTCCCTCGTCGAGATGGGACGTCCCGAGCAGGCCGTCGAGTTCGCCACCGCGGAGCTGCAGGTCGCCCAGGACCTCGCCGACGAGCTGGTCTCCGCCGTCGAGGAGCCGGTGCTCGCCGCCCTGCTGCTCGGCAAGACCGCGCAGGCCGCCGAGCGCGGCATCGCGCTCGAGATCGAGGGCGACCTGCCGGCCGTCCTGCCGCTGGAGGGCCGCGACCTGGTCGCGCTGGTCGGCAACCTCGTCGACAACGCCTTCGACGCCGTCGCCGAGACCCGGCGCGAGCGCCCGCAGCGGGTGCGGGTGGCGCTCGCCGGCGACGCCGGCCACCTCCGGATCGCGGTCGACGACTCGGGGCCGGGCGTGGCGCAGGAGGACCGGCAGCACGTCCTGGACCGCGGCTGGTCGAGCAAGGCCGACGAGGGCCGCGGGCTGGGCCTGGCGATCGTCGCGCAGGTCGTGTCGCGTCACGGCGGCAGGCTCGAGCTCGCGGACTCCCCCCCTCGGCGGAGCGCGGTTCGTGCTGACCGTCGAGCCGGCGGACGAGCCGGACGCGACGGGGGCGGTCCGGTGAGCGTCCGGGTGCTCGTCGTGGAGGACGAGGAGCTGGCCGCGGAGGCGCACGCCACCTACGTCGGCCGCGTCCCGGGCTTCGAGCTGGCCGGCGTCGCCCACTCGGCCACGGACGCGATGCGGCTCCTGCAGCGCGACGACGTCGACCTGGTGCTGCTCGACATGCACCTGCCCGACGGCCACGGGCTCGGCCTCCTCCAGCGGCTCCGCGCCGAGGGCCGCACGGTCGACGTCATCGCCGTGACCTCCGCGCGCGACAGCGAGGTCGTGCGGCGCGCGGTGTCGCAGGGGGTCGTGCTCTACCTGCTCAAGCCGTTCACCTTCGCCGCCTTCCGCGGCAAGCTCGAGCAGTACGCCGAGTTCCGCGCGCGGCTGGAGAGCGCGCCCGGCGACGTCGTGCAGGACGACGTCGACCAGGTCTTCGGGGCGCTGCGCAGCCGGCCGACCGGCGAGGCGGTCCCCAAGGGGATGAGCCTGGACTCGCTGCGCCAGGTCGTCGAGGCCCTGCGCGACGCACCCGACGGGCTGTCGGCCGCGGAGGCCGCCGCCGCGATCGGGGTCTCGCGGGTCACCGCCCGGCGCTACCTCGAGCACCTCGCCGACGAGGGCCGGGTCACCCGGTCACCGCGCTACGGCGGGACCGGGCGACCCGAGGTCGGCTACGTCTGGCTCCGCTGA
- the glgA gene encoding glycogen synthase, whose amino-acid sequence MRIDVLSKEYPPEVYGGAGVHVAELVRALRVLPDVDARVRCFGAPRSEPGTTAYAEPASLAGANPAILTLGVDLAMVDDCAGADLVHSHTWYANMAGHLASLMHGVPHVVSAHSLEPMRPWKAEQLGGGYALSSWAERTAYEGAAGIIAVSAAMREDVLRSYPAVDPARVHVVHNGIDTTQWSPIVNPDRVRELGVDPDRPSVVFVGRITRQKGLPLFLRAAAALPPEVQLVLCAGAPDTPEIEAEVRGLVDDLAATRSGVVWIAEMLPRPDVVALLTAATVFACPSIYEPLGIVNLEAMACETAVVATATGGIPEVVVHGETGWLVPIEQATDGTGTPLDPERYVADLAAALVDAVSDPERARAFGVAGRRRAEDAFSWGAIAQRTVDIYGSL is encoded by the coding sequence ATGCGCATCGACGTCCTCAGCAAGGAGTACCCGCCGGAGGTCTACGGAGGGGCCGGCGTGCACGTCGCGGAGCTGGTCCGCGCACTGCGCGTGCTGCCCGACGTGGACGCGCGCGTGCGGTGCTTCGGCGCCCCGCGCTCCGAGCCCGGCACCACCGCGTACGCCGAGCCGGCCTCGCTCGCCGGCGCCAATCCGGCGATCCTCACCCTCGGCGTCGACCTCGCGATGGTCGACGACTGCGCCGGCGCCGACCTGGTCCACTCCCACACCTGGTACGCCAACATGGCCGGCCACCTCGCGTCGCTGATGCACGGCGTCCCGCACGTCGTCAGCGCCCACTCGCTCGAGCCGATGCGCCCGTGGAAGGCCGAGCAGCTGGGTGGCGGCTACGCGCTGTCGAGCTGGGCGGAGCGCACGGCGTACGAGGGGGCCGCGGGGATCATCGCCGTCAGCGCGGCGATGCGCGAGGACGTGCTGCGCTCCTACCCCGCCGTCGACCCGGCCCGGGTGCACGTCGTGCACAACGGCATCGACACCACGCAGTGGTCGCCGATCGTCAACCCCGACCGGGTCCGCGAGCTCGGCGTCGACCCCGACCGCCCGAGCGTCGTCTTCGTCGGCCGGATCACCCGCCAGAAGGGCCTCCCGCTCTTCCTGCGCGCCGCCGCGGCGCTGCCGCCCGAGGTCCAGCTGGTGCTCTGCGCCGGAGCACCCGACACCCCCGAGATCGAGGCCGAGGTGCGCGGCCTGGTCGACGACCTCGCCGCCACCCGCTCCGGCGTCGTCTGGATCGCCGAGATGCTGCCGCGACCCGACGTCGTCGCGCTGCTCACCGCGGCCACCGTGTTCGCCTGCCCGTCGATCTACGAGCCGCTCGGCATCGTCAACCTCGAGGCGATGGCCTGCGAGACCGCCGTCGTCGCGACCGCGACCGGCGGCATCCCGGAGGTCGTCGTCCACGGCGAGACCGGCTGGCTGGTCCCGATCGAGCAGGCCACCGACGGGACCGGCACCCCGCTCGACCCCGAGCGCTACGTCGCCGACCTCGCCGCGGCGCTGGTCGACGCCGTCTCCGACCCCGAGCGCGCCCGCGCCTTCGGCGTCGCCGGGCGGCGTCGCGCCGAGGACGCGTTCAGCTGGGGTGCGATCGCGCAGCGGACGGTCGACATCTACGGCTCCCTCTGA
- a CDS encoding glycine hydroxymethyltransferase, which translates to MSAMTDSLISSAYSQALEVIASVEPRIAEATRQELADQRGSLKLIASENYASPAVLMTMGTWFSDKYAEGTVGHRFYAGCQNVDTVESLAAEHARELFGAPYAYVQPHSGIDANLVAFWSILANKVETPALEKLGAKNVNELSEADWETLRGELGNQRLLGMSLDAGGHLTHGFRPNISGKMFHQQQYGTDPETGLLDYDAVAAKAREFRPLVLVAGYSAYPRRVNFAKMREIADEVGAVLMVDMAHFAGLVAGKVFTGEENPVPYAHVTTSTTHKSLRGPRGGLVLAQEEFAGDVDRGCPMVLGGPLSHVMAAKAVAFAEARTAEFQGYAQRIADNAKSLADGFLTRGATLVTGGTDNHLVLLDVSSFGLTGRQAESALLDAGVVTNRNSVPADPNGAWYTSGIRLGTPALTTRGFGHDEFDKVAELIVDVLSNTEAGTTKAGGPSKASYVLADGVADRVTAQSAEMLDKHPLYPGLVLG; encoded by the coding sequence CTGTCGGCCATGACGGACTCCCTCATCAGCAGCGCGTACTCCCAGGCCCTCGAGGTCATCGCCTCCGTCGAGCCGCGGATCGCCGAGGCGACCCGCCAGGAGCTCGCCGACCAGCGCGGCTCGCTCAAGCTCATCGCCTCGGAGAACTACGCCTCGCCCGCCGTGCTCATGACGATGGGCACCTGGTTCAGCGACAAGTACGCCGAGGGCACCGTCGGCCACCGCTTCTACGCCGGCTGCCAGAACGTCGACACCGTCGAGTCGCTGGCCGCCGAGCACGCCCGCGAGCTGTTCGGTGCGCCCTACGCCTACGTCCAGCCGCACTCGGGCATCGACGCCAACCTGGTCGCGTTCTGGTCGATCCTCGCCAACAAGGTCGAGACGCCCGCGCTGGAGAAGCTCGGCGCGAAGAACGTCAACGAGCTGTCCGAGGCCGACTGGGAGACGCTGCGTGGCGAGCTGGGCAACCAGCGCCTGCTCGGCATGTCGCTCGACGCCGGCGGCCACCTCACCCACGGCTTCCGTCCCAACATCAGCGGCAAGATGTTCCACCAGCAGCAGTACGGCACCGACCCGGAGACCGGCCTGCTCGACTACGACGCGGTCGCCGCGAAGGCCCGCGAGTTCCGCCCGCTCGTGCTGGTCGCCGGCTACTCCGCCTACCCGCGCCGGGTGAACTTCGCGAAGATGCGCGAGATCGCCGACGAGGTCGGCGCCGTGCTGATGGTCGACATGGCCCACTTCGCGGGCCTCGTCGCCGGCAAGGTGTTCACCGGCGAGGAGAACCCGGTGCCCTACGCCCACGTCACCACCTCGACCACCCACAAGTCCCTGCGTGGCCCGCGCGGTGGCCTCGTGCTCGCCCAGGAGGAGTTCGCCGGCGACGTCGACCGCGGCTGCCCGATGGTCCTCGGCGGTCCGCTGTCGCACGTGATGGCCGCCAAGGCCGTGGCCTTCGCCGAGGCCCGCACCGCGGAGTTCCAGGGCTACGCCCAGCGCATCGCCGACAACGCGAAGTCGTTGGCCGACGGCTTCCTGACCCGCGGCGCCACGCTCGTCACCGGCGGCACCGACAACCACCTGGTGCTGCTCGACGTGTCGTCCTTCGGGCTCACCGGCCGCCAGGCCGAGTCGGCGCTCCTCGACGCGGGCGTCGTCACCAACCGCAACTCGGTCCCGGCCGACCCCAACGGCGCGTGGTACACCTCCGGCATCCGCCTCGGCACCCCCGCGCTCACCACCCGCGGCTTCGGCCACGACGAGTTCGACAAGGTCGCCGAGCTGATCGTCGACGTGCTCAGCAACACCGAGGCCGGCACGACGAAGGCCGGCGGTCCGAGCAAGGCGTCGTACGTCCTGGCCGACGGCGTCGCCGACCGCGTCACCGCGCAGTCGGCCGAGATGCTCGACAAGCACCCGCTCTACCCCGGTCTCGTCCTCGGCTGA